From Phaenicophaeus curvirostris isolate KB17595 chromosome 2, BPBGC_Pcur_1.0, whole genome shotgun sequence:
CTAGCCTTCCCCACTGGGCATGCACCACGATATCCAGTGCAGCTGTGGCCATCCTCACCTCCCAGAGGCGCAGGAAACCATCGGCACCGCCGGTGACGAGCAGGGAGCCGTCGGCGTTGAAGCGCACGGCCTTCTGCAGGGCATCGGGGCTGAAGTCGGTGCGGACGCTCTGCAGACTCTCCACCGTCACCTCGCTCGCCTGGCTCTGCGTACTGGCCTGTCCCGCTGCGCTGGCGCCCTTCCGCTTCCGCAGCCCCTTCTCCCCGCTGCCTGCAGCACAGGAAACAGAGCGTTGATGCAGCGCCGCGACGCCAGGCAGACAGAAAATCCCGCATCCCTGCTGCGTCCTCCCAGGGTCCGCACTGTTCCCCTAGCTCCTGGAAGCACGGGGCTTACCGTTGCGTCCGGCTGTGCTGCCGCTGGCATTGGGCGTGTGCAGGCTGAAGCGGAGGATGTGGCAGCTGGCATCCTGCCCCGCGGCGATGAAGTCGTCAGACAGCGCCATGGTCATGGTGGCGCGGGTCTCCGTGTCATGAGAGTGGAGCAGGGAGGCGCTGAACCGCCCCCCGATCCGTTCCAGCTGCAGGAAGTGCTGTGGGACGGGGAGCGGCCTCAGTACCTGCCTGCGCTGCAGCAGGGCCCTGACCAGGGACCACCCAGCCCCACAGTGGCCAGGTCCCCTCCGTCCACAGCCTtggctccctcctccccagccctgcagcccccagcccccaacaccctcatcccctgccccacagcagcctgGTCCCCCTAACGCCCTGGACCCCCtgtgcccagccctgcagcccctggccccccagccccctcacccATCACCCCACAGCAGCCAAGTCCCTCCTGAACCTGTCAACCTGGCCCTACGCAGTCGCCCCCACCCAAAAGCACCCCTGTACCCAGCCCTGCCTCCCCATCGCAGCTGGGCACCCCTTGGCTCCAGTCCCCCTCATCTACCACTCCACAGCACCCGCCAGTCCACAGCCCCCCCACAGCCCCAATTCTCCTTACTcccagtcccacagcatccaggcgcCCCTTTGCCCCCTGGCACCTTCTGTAACCAGCCCCCACACCCCTCCGCACTCCTagctccctctctcctttctgcaCAGACCTCGgccccctcagagcccccctcGCACAcagccctccagccccctcactgCCCGCCTCGCAGCAGCCAGATCCCCCTGGGTCCCTGTACCCCCTCTGCCCAGCTCCACAGGCTCCTCATCCAGCCCCCCACAGCACCCGTTGGTCCCTGGCCTTCCGCGCACCCGGTCCCCCTGCCCCGCTTTGGcctccagccctcctgcagccccgGATCTCCTTATCTTCAGCCTCACAGCAGCCGGGCACCCCTTAGCCCCCGGCCCCCTCACTCCCTGCCCCGCAGCAGCCAGGTCCCCGTCGGTCCTTGGACCCCCTTCTGCCCcgccctgcagccccaggccctctctgcacccccagacccctcatcCCCTGCCCCGTGGCAGCCAGGCCCCccgtcccccctcccccccgcaCCACGCCGTTGCCGATGCCGGTCTTCGCGGCGCCCCCGCCGCCGGCGGTGATGGCGATCGGGCGCCGCGGGTGCAGGCGGACGGTGTAGAGCGGGAACGGCGCCCGGTACAGCTCAGCCGGCCGCGGCGCCATGTTTGCCTACGTCACCCTGCGTCACCACGCAGCGTCACCACGCACGGCAAGCCACGCCCACCACGTTCTGAGCCGGGCGCCCCGAGCCCCGCCCCTTCGCGTTAGGCTCCGCCCCTGGCCAATCAGATCACGCCCCTGTCCTCGAAGTCCCGCCCACTGCCCTCGGAGCCCCGCCCCCCCTCTGCCCCCGTCGGTGCGGGGGTCTCCCGCTtatggggggcggggggggagacGGGGGGCGGTCACAGGGCCTGCGGTCCAATCCCATTTATTGGAGAACACCGAACACAGAGATGAAGGGCGGGGGGGAACCACccccagcccaggagcagcGTGTAAGGCACATGGacggggggggggaagggggcaCCGCTCCCGGttgccccccccacctccccgcaAAGTTGTGgtcccagagacccccccccacCAAGAGCTGGGAGGGGGTGGAGAGCTGGGGGAGTGAGGGGTGCCTGGCCAACCCCCTCACCAAGGGAACTAGGACACCCCCCAGggacccagacccttcccagggacacccccccatctccccacccCCGACCCAGCAGGGACCAGAATCCCTCCATCCCAGGGCTCCAGGATCTTCCTCTCCCAGGGGTCCCTGGATGCAATCCCCCACCTCCCTCCACACtttggtgctgctggggggcGCAGGGGCCAGACCCCCATTGCAGGGAGGGGGTTAGAAGGAGGTCTCCTGCAGGGCGTATGCGGGGGCCCCCACCGTGCGGATGTAGCCCTGGCCttcccctgcctcctcctcctcctcgtgcCCGGAGGGGGCCAGGCCGTTGGGAACCCCCCCCTTGGGCTTCACCGCTGCGTCCGAGTGGTCGGTGTCCTGGGGGGACAGTGGGATCATGAGttggggggtcagagggggcAATGGGGGAGCAGGAGTGGAGTGGGGGCAGCAGGATTGGGGGAAAGCAGGAACACGAGGGGTAGGAGTGGGGGGGCGGGAGTGGGGGGACAGTAGGAGCAATGTGGGGACAGGAGCATGGAGGGCAGAGAGGGCAAAAGAATAGGGGTGACAGAGGGAACaagctggggcagggggaagaTGAGGAATGAGGGGGGCAGGAGCATGAGGTGGGGGCAGAAGTAATGGGGAGAGGGGTAgcaggagttggggggctgATTGATGCTGCCCCACCCCCCCCTTAAACTGGTCCCAGCCCCCTCACCTGGGGGGGGTCTTGCCCCCCGGGGCAGAGCCGCTGTCGGTACTTGGGGGGCAGGCAGCACAGCAGGCGGGGCAGCAGTGGGGAGATGGTGCGAGGGTCCACGGTGTGGGGCGGTGTGGGGCCTGGGGGGGCAGAAAAGGTGGGTGAGgagatgggggtggggggggttgaGCAaccccctcctgctccccccaACACACCACGGCACTGACCGGTGAGCAGGCTGACCACGAGCCCCACCACGATGACGGTGGTGGAGTTGTGGGCGCTGTACCACAGGTAGGAGAGGCTGTAGAACCGCTGCAGCCCACTGGGGGGGTCAAGGCGGGGGGGGAGCATCAGAGAGGTGGGGAGCCCGGGGGGGGCACCCCTGACCCCCTCAACCCGCACCCCAATCCCACCGCAGCCCCCAGTCCTGCagccccctctcccccatcccccaGGTAGGAGAGGCTGTAGAAGTTCTGCAGCCCCCTGGGGGTCGAGGAGGGGGCACCATTGACACCCACCCCACTCCACAACACCCCCAGTCCCACAGCTccaaggggctggggagggggctcaggAGAGTGGGGAGCACCAGGGAACCCCCattctgcacccccaaatccacagccCACagccatcccagtgcccccaaccCCTGCAGACCCTCCAATTACCTCAGTTCCCACAGTGCCCCCAGTCACTCCAGTCCCCACAGCCCCCGCAGCGTCCCCAGCCCCCTCaatccccacagcccccccagcgTCTCCAGTCACTCcagtccccacagccccccccagaCCGCAGTTGCCCCCCCCGCCACCCTCTCACCTCAGGGGGGCGGCTGTGGAGGCCAGCAGGGTGGTGGCCAGTGTGGTGGTGTGGTTGCCCGTGAGGGGCAGCAGGGTGCTGTTggatggggggggtcccccagtcccccccatgGCTTGCAGGAGCCCCCCGATGCCCACCCAGAACGCCATGGCCAGCCCGGCCAGCAGCCCCGCCACCGCGCCCTGGGGGGACGGGGTGAGAGCAGGACCCCCAGCATTGCATCCCCCCCCGCCAAGACTGGGATACCACAGCTTCCCCCCGCCACTGTCCCACGCTGGTCTTGGGGTACACAGCCACCTGCCTGGGTTTGGGGTGCCCCAGACCCCCAACACTGCCTACCCCCTGCCCCGGCACTGCCCCCGCTATTTCCAacagcccccccctccccatctgtGCCCTCCCCATCTGCCCCCACCTGATGCCCCTACCCAGAATCTACACCCTTGCCCCCCCCAGCactgacccccagccccctcgcATTGCCCCCCACCCGAGCTCTGAGCCCTCCCCCCCAGTCTTTGTGCCCCTCACCTCCCCCACCGGTCCATATTCTCCCCAGGGtctgcaccccccccccccccactggAATCCATCCCCCCCACCCTAGCCCTTGATTTGTGCCCCCGCAGGGTctgtgtgtccccccaccccggaTCTGTACCCCCAACCCTGGGGTCCatgcccccacccctccccgCACACTGTCCCCCCCAGATCTGTGCCCTCCCTGGGGTCTCTGCCCCCCCTCACCGTGGGGTTGGCGCAGGGGAAGAACATGCCGAGACAGAAGAGCCCCAGCAGCGGCCCCCCCACCATCCCGAAGATGCTGATGGCAGCCTGGGGAGTGGGGGACACACACAATGGGGGGGTGCTCAGCACCAGGACTCCCCCCAAAGCACTGGGGGGGCCCCGTACCCCCACCCTTACCTGTAGCACCGGTCCCAGCATGGAGGAGACATAGGCCATACCCAGGCAGAGCAGTCCATAACCCAGGGCTGGGGGACGAGGTGGGGTCACAGCGGTGTGGGGgacccccctgagcccccccattCACCCAGTGGCATGGGGGAGGGGTCACAGCAGCTTTGGGGGGGTCACAGTGGCACTGTGGGTCCCCTGCCACCCCTTCAGATGCCCCCCCCCGTCACTGACCCAGCAGCATGGGGAGAAGTGAGGGGGTTCATGGTAGTTCTGGGGGTCCCCTGAGGgcagccccccaccccagcagcatGGGGAGAAGCAGGGGGGGCATCACAGCAGCTCTGAGGGTCTCCTGTGTCCCCTACagccaccccctccccacccacccAGCAGCTTGGAGAGACATGGGGAGGTCACGGTGGCTCTGGGGGTCCCCTGTTCTCCCCACATCGCCCCCTCCCCACTCACCCAGCAGCTTGGAGAGACATGGGGAGGTCACGGTGGCTCTGGGGGTCCCCCGTTCTCCCCGCATCGACCCCTCCCCACTCACCCAGCAGCATGGAGAGACATGAGGGGGGTGATGGTGGCTCTGGGGGTCCCTCGTTCCCCCTCCATCGCCCCTTCCCCACTCACCCAGCAGCTTGGAGAGCATGGTGGCCCTCGACTCCGAGAGCCCGGGGCAGTGCGGCCTCACCAGGTCCTCCATGGTGACAGTGGCCAGCGAGTTGAAGGCAGAGGAGATGGTGCTGGGAGGTGGGCAGGAGGGGCTCAGCTGGGaactcccagcaccccaaatcccccccaggaccccccctcacCTGAGGCAACCACTGAAAAGGCAGGCGACAAAGAGCCCGGGCATCCCGGGGAGGTCCCGCAGCACGTCCATCACAAAGTACAGCACCAGCTGTAGGGCAGGGGGGACAgtgtgtggggctggagggagcaggatgggaccccgtgggtttttggggtgccagcacccacctggtcATGGGAGCCGGGGTGCTGGTTGGGCGCCAGCGGGTGCTGCCGGTCATAGACGAACATGA
This genomic window contains:
- the SLC5A6 gene encoding sodium-dependent multivitamin transporter, whose amino-acid sequence is MKFTVLDYSIFALLLVLSSAIGLFYALSGDRQRTVQEFLLANRNMGCLPVALSLLATFQSAVAILGVPSEIYRFGTEYWFLGCSYFLGLLIPAHVFIPIFYRLRVTSTYEYLELRFNKTVRIFGTITFIFQMVIYMGVVLYAPALALNAVTGFDLWSAVLTMGLVCTLYTTLGGLKAVIWTDVFQTLVMVAGQLAVIVVGAGRVGGMAHVWHLAEREGKISGIDLDPDPFQRHTFWTLAVGGIFMMLSLYGVNQAQVQRYLSARSEREAKLSCYAVFPCQQLVLCLSCLTGLVMFVYDRQHPLAPNQHPGSHDQLVLYFVMDVLRDLPGMPGLFVACLFSGCLSTISSAFNSLATVTMEDLVRPHCPGLSESRATMLSKLLALGYGLLCLGMAYVSSMLGPVLQAAISIFGMVGGPLLGLFCLGMFFPCANPTGAVAGLLAGLAMAFWVGIGGLLQAMGGTGGPPPSNSTLLPLTGNHTTTLATTLLASTAAPLSGLQRFYSLSYLWYSAHNSTTVIVVGLVVSLLTGPTPPHTVDPRTISPLLPRLLCCLPPKYRQRLCPGGQDPPQDTDHSDAAVKPKGGVPNGLAPSGHEEEEEAGEGQGYIRTVGAPAYALQETSF